In Salarias fasciatus chromosome 20, fSalaFa1.1, whole genome shotgun sequence, a single window of DNA contains:
- the mapkapk2b gene encoding MAP kinase-activated protein kinase 2b, producing MSLNSARFQQLFDKPVTNRALQTKLNAITDDYTLTNKALGMGINGEVLEICHRESGEKCALKVLQDCSEARQEVELHWRVSSCPRIVPVIDVYENLHHNKKCLLIVMECMDGGELFSQIQDRGNRVFTEREASDIMRSVGEAVRFLHSINIAHRDIKPENLLYTSKGPDALIKLTDFGFAKESTALNSLATPCFSPYYAAPELLGPEKYDKSCDMWSLGVIMYILLCGYPPFFSYHGLAISPGMKRRICRGQYDFPDPEWCGVSEEAKQLISHLLQTEPTQRLTISEFMSHPWIIPSAELPQTPGNTSHVLHEDPDEGEKVKKEMTSALQRMRVDYDQIKIKTIEESTNPLLLKRRQKSKTTAVQHPD from the exons ATGTCTCTGAACTCTGCTCGTTTCCAGCAGCTGTTCGACAAACCTGTGACCAACAGGGCGCTTCAGACCAAACTGAATGCCATTACTGACGATTACACTCTAACTAATAAGGCGCTTGGCATGGGAATCAATGGCGAAGTGTTGGAAATTTGCCACAGAGAGAGTGGAGAAAAATGTGCACTGAAG GTGCTTCAGGATTGCTCAGAGGCCCGACAGGAGGTGGAACTCCACTGGAGGGTTTCATCCTGCCCCCGCATTGTACCTGTAATAGATGTTTATGAGAACCTGCACCACAACAAGAAGTGCCTCCTCATCGTCATGGAGTG tatgGACGGCGGTGAATTATTCAGTCAGATTCAAGACCGAGGGAACCGTGTGTTTACAGAAAGAG AGGCCTCAGACATCATGAGGAGCGTCGGAGAAGCCGTACGTTTCCTGCATTCCATCAACATCGCTCACAGAGATATCAAG cCAGAGAACCTGCTGTACACGTCCAAAGGACCAGATGCGCTAATAAAGCTGACCGACTTCGGCTTTGCCAAAGAAAGCACCGCTTTAAATTCTTTGGCAACGCCGTGTTTCTCTCCTTATTATGCTG CTCCGGAGCTTCTGGGTCCAGAGAAGTACGATAAATCCTGTGACATGTGGTCTCTTGGTGTCATCATGTACATACT ACTTTGTGGGTATCCTCCTTTTTTCTCCTATCACGGCCTGGCGATATCCCCAGGAATGAAAAGACGGATTTGTCGAGGACAGTACGACTTTCCCGACCCAGAGTGGTGTGGCGTGTCTGAGGAAG CAAAGCAGCTCATCAGTCATTTACTGCAAACCGAACCCACCCAGAGACTCACCATCAGTGAATTCATGAGCCATCCATGGATCATT CCGTCCGCGGAGCTTCCTCAGACGCCTGGAAACACCAGCCATGTGCTGCACGAAGATCCAGATGAGGGGGAGAAGGTAAAG AAAGAAATGACAAGTGCTCTGCAAAGGATGAGAGTGGACTAtgatcaaatcaaaatcaaaactaTTGAAGAATCAACTAATCCTCTCCTTTTGAAGAGACGACAGAAAAGCAAAACTACAGCTGTACAGCATCCAGACTAG
- the csf1b gene encoding macrophage colony-stimulating factor 1b isoform X2, with translation MTILVSNLTQSKAKVKCLCVLMFLSFPLTMAEIPGPCRHSITREHLLTVRQLMDNQLRSGCTITYTFIERRSLSKCCFVKAALPWILELLTTHFKYNRGSVNDGYVQSLRALILNIYSQKCVPQINEEVEDKPESFEMTYRGSPSDALRRALDVLFVYWELVTTSDAPVDWRCQHEYTEIFDSTTEQTSETPTEYFTESYGRNSAKASQRRPVKDLYKLGFIIASICGGLLLILTLYCLITHKRTHGSRSYTNSSDNGPQDLEMEPE, from the exons ATGACCATCCTTGTGTCAAACCTGACTCAGAGCAAAGCAAAG gtaaagtgtctgtgtgtgcttaTGTTCCTGAGCTTCCCTCTGACTATGGCTGAGATCCCTGGGCCGTGCAGACACTCCATCACTAGAGAGCACCTGCTGACAGTCAGGCAACTG ATGGACAACCAGTTAAGAAGTGGGTGCACGATAACCTACACATTCATTGAGCGGAGAAGTTTG agtaaatgttgctttGTGAAAGCTGCTTTACCCTGGATCCTGGAGCTCCTCACAACCCACTTCAAATATAACCGGGGTTCAGTCAATGATGGCTATGTTCAGTCTCTGAGAGCGCTCATTCTCAACATCTATTCTCAAAAATGTGTGCCTCAGATAAACGAAGAGGTCGAG GACAAACCAGAGAGTTTTGAGATGACCTACAGAGGTTCTCCTTCAGACGCACTCAGGAGGGCTTTGGACgtgttgtttgtttactggGAGCTGGTGACGACCAGCGATGCACCAGTTGATTGGAGATGTCAGCACGAATACACAGAAATATTTGACTCAACTACAGAGCAAACCTCAGAGACACCCACAGAGTATTTTACAG AAAGTTATGGTAGGAACTCAGCGAAAGCCTCTCAAAGAAGACCGGTCAAAGATCTGTACAAACTTGGCTTTATCATCGCATCCATCTGTGGAGGACTGCTGTTAATACTTACCCTCTATTGTCTCATCACACACAAG agAACTCATGGATCGAGATCGTATACAAATTCAAG TGATAACGGCCCTCAGGACTTAGAGATGGAACCAGAGTAA
- the csf1b gene encoding macrophage colony-stimulating factor 1b isoform X1, producing the protein MTILVSNLTQSKAKLQVKCLCVLMFLSFPLTMAEIPGPCRHSITREHLLTVRQLMDNQLRSGCTITYTFIERRSLSKCCFVKAALPWILELLTTHFKYNRGSVNDGYVQSLRALILNIYSQKCVPQINEEVEDKPESFEMTYRGSPSDALRRALDVLFVYWELVTTSDAPVDWRCQHEYTEIFDSTTEQTSETPTEYFTESYGRNSAKASQRRPVKDLYKLGFIIASICGGLLLILTLYCLITHKRTHGSRSYTNSSDNGPQDLEMEPE; encoded by the exons ATGACCATCCTTGTGTCAAACCTGACTCAGAGCAAAGCAAAG TTGCAGgtaaagtgtctgtgtgtgcttaTGTTCCTGAGCTTCCCTCTGACTATGGCTGAGATCCCTGGGCCGTGCAGACACTCCATCACTAGAGAGCACCTGCTGACAGTCAGGCAACTG ATGGACAACCAGTTAAGAAGTGGGTGCACGATAACCTACACATTCATTGAGCGGAGAAGTTTG agtaaatgttgctttGTGAAAGCTGCTTTACCCTGGATCCTGGAGCTCCTCACAACCCACTTCAAATATAACCGGGGTTCAGTCAATGATGGCTATGTTCAGTCTCTGAGAGCGCTCATTCTCAACATCTATTCTCAAAAATGTGTGCCTCAGATAAACGAAGAGGTCGAG GACAAACCAGAGAGTTTTGAGATGACCTACAGAGGTTCTCCTTCAGACGCACTCAGGAGGGCTTTGGACgtgttgtttgtttactggGAGCTGGTGACGACCAGCGATGCACCAGTTGATTGGAGATGTCAGCACGAATACACAGAAATATTTGACTCAACTACAGAGCAAACCTCAGAGACACCCACAGAGTATTTTACAG AAAGTTATGGTAGGAACTCAGCGAAAGCCTCTCAAAGAAGACCGGTCAAAGATCTGTACAAACTTGGCTTTATCATCGCATCCATCTGTGGAGGACTGCTGTTAATACTTACCCTCTATTGTCTCATCACACACAAG agAACTCATGGATCGAGATCGTATACAAATTCAAG TGATAACGGCCCTCAGGACTTAGAGATGGAACCAGAGTAA
- the fmodb gene encoding fibromodulin, with translation MQTVVFLFMMGLVDVSIGQHDSQFHWLSQLRGRRQHAHLQAEDPDCPLECDCPSRYPTAMYCHNRNLQHVPYVPSHIKYVYLQRNQIRGIPEGVFDNATNLVWLVLFHNRLDSDKIGKNVFSELKHLERLLLDYNDLTHVPPNLPKSITDLRLSHNKISKIPSSSLEGMLNLTTLHLQVNSIEDVGGVFKGLKSLTLLDMRKNKLRKIPDNLPEKLQQLYLEFNGIESVPAGFLTTYPKLRFVRLAHNKLTDKGLPPNVFNISTLLELDLSFNKLEKIPAVSRNLENLYLHANKIKEFSLSSFCSTIDMENFSRLKMLRLDANGISAKDIPAEAAYCLRRVAFIDV, from the exons ATGCAGacagtggtgttcctcttcatgaTGGGATTAGTGGATGTGAGCATCGGCCAGCATGACAGCCAGTTCCACTGGCTCTCCCAGTTACGAGGCCGGCGGCAGCACGCCCACCTGCAGGCTGAGGATCCGGACTGCCCCTTAGAGTGCGACTGTCCCTCACGGTATCCCACGGCAATGTACTGTCACAACCGCAACCTCCAGCACGTGCCCTACGTGCCCTCGCACATCAAGTACGTCTACCTGCAGCGCAACCAGATCAGGGGCATCCCGGAGGGGGTGTTCGACAACGCCACCAACTTGGTATGGCTTGTTCTGTTCCACAACCGGCTCGACTCAGACAAGATCGGCAAGAACGTTTTCAGTGAACTCAAGCACCTCGAGCGGCTCCTCTTGGATTACAACGACCTCACCCACGTGCCTCCCAACCTGCCCAAGTCCATCACAGACCTGCGACTTAGCCACAACAAAATCTCAAAGATCCCCTCCAGCTCCTTAGAGGGAATGCTCAACCTCACCACCCTGCACCTCCAGGTCAACAGCATAGAGGACGTTGGAGGTGTGTTCAAAGGATTGAAGTCCCTGACCCTGCTGGACATGAGGaaaaacaagttgaggaaaatCCCCGACAACCTCCccgagaagctgcagcagctctacCTGGAGTTTAACGGCATTGAGAGTGTGCCAGCAGGATTTCTCACCACGTATCCCAAACTGCGATTTGTCCGGTTGGCTCACAACAAGCTGACTGATAAAGGACTTCCACCCAATGTCTTCAACATCAGCACACTGCTGGAGCTCGACCTGTCCTTCAATAAACTGGAGAAGATTCCCGCGGTCAGTCGGAATCTGGAAAACCTTTACCTACATGCCAATAAGATCAAAG agttCTCCCTGAGCAGTTTCTGCAGCACTATTGACATGGAAAACTTCTCCAGGCTGAAAATGCTGCGTCTGGATGCCAATGGAATCAGCGCCAAAGACATTCCAGCCGAGGCTGCCTACTGTTTGCGGCGCGTTGCCTTCATTGATGTGTAG